In a single window of the Rhineura floridana isolate rRhiFlo1 chromosome 3, rRhiFlo1.hap2, whole genome shotgun sequence genome:
- the LOC133382333 gene encoding LOW QUALITY PROTEIN: keratin, type II cuticular Hb4-like (The sequence of the model RefSeq protein was modified relative to this genomic sequence to represent the inferred CDS: substituted 1 base at 1 genomic stop codon) — protein MSQVSTSCSTRVFGYRGVGCFSSRSLGGASSYSSRIAVGNCLPPKCRYGYQGIGTGGYGYCGFRYGYGFRRAGVCTPCSPGITPIACNETLLQPLNLGMNAMAQAVKCQEKNESQCLSSKFACFIDKYQELRTTAAKHCDNLRSVKEXLSKLTRAVHRLEVEVSNVKCQQAKLEEEVAAADDRGEMAVKDAKCKLAELEDALHKAKQDMACQRREYQEVMNGKLALDIEIATYRKVLEGEECRLGEGECGVNFYPYQGTCILHNHHTLGQQRNCATELWEQQNIIKAHHPNG, from the exons ATGTCCCAGGTCAGCACTTCCTGTTCTACCAGGGTCTTTGGCTACAGAGGAGTGGGCTGCTTTAGTAGCAGGAGCCTGGGTGGTGCCAGCTCTTACAGCTCCAGGATCGCTGTCGGCAATTGCCTGCCACCGAAGTGCAGATATGGGTATCAGGGTATCGGTACCGGTGGATATGGCTATTGTGGCTTCAGATATGGCTATGGTTTCAGGCGTGCTGGGGTCTGCACACCGTGTTCCCCTGGCATCACCCCTATTGCATGCAATGAGACATTACTGCAACCTCTCAACCTCGGAATGAACGCCATGGCCCAAGCGGTGAAATGCCAAGAGAAGAATGAAAGTCAGTGCCTCAGTAGCAAGTTTGCCTGTTTCATTGACAAG TACCAGGAGTTGAGAACGACTGCAGCCAAACACTGTGACAACCTGCGCAGCGTCAAGGAATAACTTAGCAAGCTGACAAGAGCAGTCCATAGGCTGGAGGTAGAAGTTTCAAATGTCAAATGCCAG CAAGCGAAACTGGAAGAGGAGGTAGCTGCGGCTGATGACCGTGGGGAGATGGCTGTGAAAGATGCCAAATGCAAACTGGCTGAGCTAGAAGATGCCCTGCACAAGGCGAAGCAAGATATGGCATGCCAACGGCGAGAGTACCAGGAGGTAATGAATGGCAAGCTTGCCCTGGATATTGAGATCGCCACCTACAGGAAGGTGCTGGAAGGGGAGGAATGCAG ATTGGGTGAAGGAGAATGTGGTGTGAACTTCT ATCCCTATCAAGGAACCTGTATTTTGCACAAccaccacacactgggtcaacagcGGAACTGTGCGACAGAACTCTGGGAGCAACAGAACATCATTAAGGCTCATCATCCCAACGGATGA